The Spirosoma foliorum genome has a window encoding:
- a CDS encoding S41 family peptidase: MTKFKSSAPLKILLLCLISVVSCHQEKGPTVTSATAQSYLDEVVGLMKANSINRKTIDWTVFKAKVDAQAQGAQTIADTYPAIQLGLTLLGDNHSMYYPTTGTVIYGTKTVACTDANIVTGTIYKGVGYVKVSSFDGGGSDASKFAQSIQGAIKAADNDSLKGWIVDLRGNLGGNMWPMIAGVGPLLGEGICGYFLDPDGNASAWSYQKGSALLNQAELTKVESAYTIRKANSKVAVLTDQATASSGEAVAIAFKGRPNTRSFGKATCGLSTANVTNRLSDGALLNLTQSTMANRSKQAYGSSIPVDEVIAAEKVVAEATSWLLQ, translated from the coding sequence ATGACTAAGTTTAAATCATCTGCCCCACTCAAGATTTTACTACTTTGTCTGATCAGTGTGGTCAGTTGTCATCAAGAGAAAGGACCAACGGTAACCTCTGCTACTGCTCAAAGCTACCTGGACGAAGTGGTTGGGTTAATGAAGGCTAATTCAATCAATCGAAAAACGATTGACTGGACAGTGTTCAAAGCGAAAGTAGATGCTCAGGCTCAAGGTGCACAGACTATAGCGGATACGTATCCAGCGATTCAGCTAGGCTTGACGCTACTTGGTGACAATCATAGTATGTACTACCCGACTACAGGAACAGTCATTTATGGTACTAAAACAGTAGCCTGTACAGATGCCAATATCGTAACGGGAACAATATACAAAGGGGTAGGCTATGTCAAAGTTAGCAGTTTTGACGGGGGAGGTAGTGATGCCAGCAAGTTCGCCCAATCGATCCAAGGTGCCATCAAAGCAGCCGATAATGACTCCCTTAAAGGGTGGATTGTTGATCTCAGAGGTAATTTAGGGGGTAACATGTGGCCGATGATTGCTGGTGTAGGCCCCCTCTTAGGTGAGGGCATTTGCGGTTATTTTCTTGACCCGGATGGTAATGCTTCGGCTTGGTCCTATCAAAAAGGTAGTGCCTTACTGAATCAGGCTGAATTAACTAAAGTGGAGTCGGCTTACACGATTCGAAAAGCAAATTCTAAAGTGGCTGTATTGACCGATCAAGCTACCGCCAGTTCGGGTGAGGCAGTAGCAATAGCTTTCAAGGGGCGACCCAATACCCGTAGTTTTGGTAAAGCCACGTGTGGTCTATCAACTGCCAATGTAACCAATAGGTTGAGTGATGGTGCACTCTTAAATTTGACCCAGTCTACGATGGCCAACCGGTCTAAACAAGCTTACGGCTCCTCCATTCCGGTCGATGAAGTAATAGCTGCTGAAAAGGTAGTCGCCGAAGCAACAAGCTGGCTACTTCAATAA
- a CDS encoding OmpA family protein translates to MKPLLIHGYMLLSLLAQQAWAQSGLRGDYYIGTNFEQKAFSRIDPAISFNWDRRSPGKGLSRSYYSIRWTGKLLAPATGEYLFFAKVNDGIRVWVSSKKVLDSWQLNSYKHYSGTIVLEAGHYYDLRVDYFNAIEWGEIELYWKPPPTANSALNPFAESGEPITAQYFFEKAPLVPKPISPAVTKLSTVVATPPKPAQPKKLKSAKPKPILAPVLPKIITATDTLAAVSTPIARPDAEPPPAITAGVTLILPTVQFEQSSYVLLPEASAELDKLVQSMHANPQWHIHIAGHTDNVGDPRLNLALSEHRARVVAAYLTRRGIADERITTEGLGNKQPLGDNTTESERSKNRRVAITIR, encoded by the coding sequence ATGAAACCACTCCTAATTCATGGGTATATGCTGCTTAGCCTGCTGGCACAACAGGCATGGGCTCAGTCAGGATTGAGAGGTGATTACTATATCGGAACGAATTTTGAGCAGAAAGCTTTCTCCCGAATTGATCCGGCCATCAGTTTCAACTGGGACAGACGTAGTCCGGGAAAGGGTCTTTCCCGCTCCTATTATTCGATTCGCTGGACAGGCAAACTGCTGGCTCCTGCAACAGGGGAGTATCTGTTTTTTGCCAAAGTGAATGACGGGATTCGGGTTTGGGTAAGCAGCAAAAAAGTGCTGGATTCCTGGCAACTGAACTCGTATAAACATTATAGTGGTACCATCGTACTGGAAGCAGGGCATTATTACGATCTCCGGGTTGATTATTTTAATGCCATTGAGTGGGGCGAAATCGAGCTTTACTGGAAGCCACCACCAACCGCCAACTCCGCTTTGAATCCGTTTGCCGAAAGCGGGGAACCAATCACTGCCCAGTATTTTTTTGAGAAAGCTCCACTAGTTCCTAAACCGATTAGCCCAGCTGTTACCAAGCTATCAACCGTTGTTGCAACGCCCCCCAAACCAGCACAACCTAAAAAACTAAAATCCGCCAAACCAAAACCGATCCTGGCGCCAGTACTCCCGAAAATAATAACGGCTACGGATACGTTAGCCGCTGTGTCTACACCCATCGCACGACCGGATGCGGAACCGCCACCGGCGATCACGGCCGGCGTTACCTTGATTTTACCAACGGTGCAGTTTGAGCAGAGCAGCTATGTATTGCTGCCCGAAGCATCGGCTGAGCTGGACAAATTGGTTCAATCGATGCACGCCAATCCACAGTGGCACATCCATATTGCTGGCCACACAGACAATGTCGGTGATCCCAGGCTGAATCTGGCGTTATCCGAGCATCGGGCGAGGGTAGTGGCTGCCTACCTAACCCGTCGGGGCATAGCTGATGAGCGAATCACTACGGAGGGGCTTGGCAATAAACAGCCCCTTGGCGACAACACGACGGAAAGCGAACGGAGTAAAAATCGTCGCGTAGCGATTACCATTCGTTGA
- a CDS encoding penicillin acylase family protein, with protein sequence MAGYKLNTGLEAADRFLDELLAATEQYPDSLIQNAASVLKVWDKTTNGDSRGAVLFTAWFDQFNPGMVAVSWDAGRPVSTPDGLKDTKKAVDLLRNAANQVLKKYGRLDIAWGAVNRFGPAGKDYSANGGSEQYGIYRTIHFVPDQSQPQVNRAVAGDTYVAITEFGEKPRAQVSLSYGNASQPGHKHNGDSWKRMSEKKLRKALLEKPAILQQLEKQETLRLTLTP encoded by the coding sequence TTGGCGGGTTACAAACTGAACACGGGCCTGGAAGCCGCTGATCGATTCTTGGATGAATTACTGGCGGCCACGGAGCAATACCCTGATTCTTTAATCCAGAATGCGGCTTCGGTGCTGAAAGTCTGGGACAAAACGACCAATGGGGATAGCCGGGGGGCTGTTTTATTTACGGCCTGGTTTGATCAGTTCAATCCGGGAATGGTTGCCGTTAGCTGGGATGCCGGGCGTCCAGTCAGTACACCCGATGGCTTAAAAGACACTAAAAAAGCGGTTGACCTACTGCGTAATGCCGCCAATCAGGTGCTTAAAAAATACGGTCGCCTGGATATTGCCTGGGGAGCCGTAAACCGATTCGGACCAGCTGGAAAAGATTACTCAGCCAATGGTGGCTCCGAACAATACGGCATCTACCGAACCATTCATTTTGTCCCGGACCAGAGCCAACCCCAAGTCAATCGAGCTGTTGCTGGCGATACGTATGTTGCTATTACTGAATTTGGTGAAAAGCCGCGAGCGCAGGTATCATTGAGCTATGGAAATGCCAGCCAGCCTGGTCATAAGCACAATGGTGATAGCTGGAAACGCATGTCCGAGAAGAAACTTCGGAAGGCTTTGCTCGAAAAGCCAGCTATCCTCCAGCAACTGGAAAAGCAGGAAACGCTACGGCTTACTCTAACCCCTTAA
- a CDS encoding penicillin acylase family protein produces the protein MNCSIVCFLLMSLMATAQPTTYKTVKTGHSAASTVEILWDTAGVPHVYGQTVEAMYYGFGYAQMENHANLLLRLYGQARGRAAEYWGPSFLDSDKIVTLFGVAEQAKKHYTQQPADYKPCLDSFVRGLNAYAKAHPEAIGNEFKQVLPITPQDVLAHITRVICLEFIGGSEAGAARVMLPGSNAYAIAPTKSASKKAMLMANPHLPWENFFLFFEAHLNGPGFMAYGASLVGQPVLNIAFNERLGWTHTVNTIDAADRYALTLQDDGYMLDGAKQAFETKVVTLQVRQPDGQLKPQSITYRYSQHGPVMQTKDGKTYAFRFAGLTNPGIAAQHHAMAQAKNLAEFETAVQRMQLPMFNIIYADKAGNILYLFNGNVPVRSEGDWPFWQGAIDGASSKYIWTKTHPYQDLPRVLNPASGFVQNANDAPWSCTFPGVVNPGSFPSYMSPLIPLRLRPQRSINLVKDDASISFENWRVTN, from the coding sequence ATGAACTGTAGTATCGTTTGCTTTTTGCTGATGAGCCTGATGGCTACGGCTCAGCCGACCACGTATAAGACGGTAAAGACAGGCCATTCTGCCGCTTCGACCGTCGAGATTTTATGGGATACGGCGGGCGTGCCTCACGTATATGGGCAAACGGTAGAAGCCATGTATTATGGCTTTGGCTACGCCCAAATGGAGAATCACGCCAACCTGCTGCTTCGGCTCTACGGTCAGGCCAGAGGGCGGGCTGCCGAATATTGGGGACCTTCTTTTCTGGATTCGGATAAGATCGTGACCTTATTTGGTGTCGCTGAACAAGCGAAGAAACATTATACTCAACAGCCAGCTGATTATAAACCCTGTCTGGACAGTTTCGTCAGGGGGTTAAATGCCTATGCCAAAGCGCACCCCGAAGCTATCGGGAACGAGTTCAAACAAGTGTTACCCATAACGCCCCAGGATGTCCTGGCGCATATTACTCGCGTGATTTGTCTGGAATTTATCGGCGGATCAGAAGCGGGAGCAGCGCGGGTAATGCTGCCCGGTTCAAACGCCTACGCGATTGCTCCCACCAAGTCAGCTTCGAAAAAAGCGATGCTGATGGCCAATCCGCACCTGCCCTGGGAGAACTTCTTTCTGTTTTTTGAAGCCCATCTGAACGGCCCTGGTTTTATGGCCTACGGAGCATCCTTAGTGGGTCAGCCCGTGCTCAACATTGCCTTTAATGAGCGGCTAGGTTGGACACATACCGTCAATACCATTGATGCGGCAGACCGGTACGCGCTCACGTTGCAGGATGATGGTTATATGCTGGACGGTGCGAAGCAAGCCTTTGAGACAAAAGTCGTTACGCTCCAGGTTCGCCAACCCGATGGACAACTAAAACCTCAGTCAATTACCTACCGCTACAGCCAACATGGGCCGGTAATGCAGACCAAAGACGGCAAAACATATGCCTTCCGATTTGCTGGGCTAACGAATCCAGGCATCGCTGCCCAGCATCATGCGATGGCGCAAGCGAAAAATCTGGCGGAGTTTGAAACGGCGGTTCAGCGCATGCAGCTGCCCATGTTTAACATCATTTATGCCGATAAAGCCGGAAACATTCTTTATCTGTTTAATGGGAATGTTCCTGTCCGTAGTGAAGGCGACTGGCCTTTCTGGCAGGGAGCTATCGACGGGGCTAGCTCGAAATACATCTGGACGAAAACACATCCCTATCAGGATCTACCCCGCGTTTTAAACCCAGCATCAGGTTTTGTACAGAATGCCAATGATGCCCCCTGGAGCTGCACGTTTCCTGGTGTAGTAAATCCTGGGTCCTTCCCCTCGTATATGTCGCCACTGATTCCTTTACGGCTCCGCCCTCAGCGGTCAATTAATTTAGTGAAGGACGATGCGTCGATTAGCTTCGAAAATTGGCGGGTTACAAACTGA
- a CDS encoding ABC transporter permease produces MIIHYLTVARRHLWQHWHVNLISLLGLSVGLTSGLVIFLVVNYLFSFDRYHPHLERTYWLVTDIKGERTMPTDAAPRPLAEVLRRDYAFVENAVRLETFFGRTLSVSNGKGGWIKKFAEARNVCFTEPQYFDLFGVEWVSGNRKTALAAPNTIVLSERYARKFFDSASAIGRTIRLDNRTDLTVMGIVKDPPTNTQLRYDAFVSYSTIPVLEGPTALADWKGLQAMCFVRLREGTDPIRLHQSLPLIRRKNLPAKEAQHFDYQVLPLAELNHERSGMAPRPVLYALLGVGVLLVLAGCINFINLATARALRRVREVGVRKVMGSTQGQLIGQFMLETALLVIGAMLVALLFTQLCLPFINRTLAASADMLRPNLSILDVTQPRAVGWFLGLLSGVVLLSGLYPAFVLARFNPANALASQSTTRLAGKLTVRQGLIWGQFVLMQFFILSVLVITSQLRHMQQVTWGFQSASTVAVFLPQHSPAPLSTLREQWGQIPGVEQVAFGSDPPASPYNRPSPFSYHSATEPEPFETRVRAIDAHYLSVFDLSLVAGRNVRSTDTTGRDVLVNETMVRQLGVSSPAAIIGKSIRVKDAERVIVGVVRDFRSGDLHQPILPITLINDGPHSRVAMLRLTPTHSDQTRRAIQQVWDQVLPDQVYHAETVTDLLESFTELERLLAAFVQAFALVAIGLSCLGLYGLVTFLTETKAKEIGVRRVLGARTGQLLWLLGQEFGKLLGLGFLVAAPVGAWLLSNWLQQYTYRISVNGWLLAGTLLLTSLITGLTVSRQALKGAWANPIRYLKSD; encoded by the coding sequence ATGATTATTCACTACCTCACAGTGGCCAGGCGTCACCTGTGGCAGCATTGGCATGTCAATTTGATTAGCCTACTAGGGTTGTCGGTAGGATTAACGAGTGGTTTAGTCATTTTTCTGGTCGTCAATTACCTGTTCAGTTTTGACCGTTACCACCCCCATTTAGAGCGTACCTATTGGCTAGTGACCGATATTAAAGGGGAGAGGACTATGCCCACCGATGCAGCCCCTCGTCCGTTGGCCGAAGTGCTTCGGCGCGATTATGCGTTTGTTGAGAATGCGGTACGGCTGGAGACTTTTTTCGGTCGTACGTTGAGTGTCTCGAATGGGAAAGGCGGCTGGATTAAAAAATTCGCTGAAGCCCGTAACGTCTGTTTTACTGAGCCTCAGTATTTTGATCTATTTGGCGTAGAATGGGTTAGCGGCAATCGTAAAACAGCTTTGGCAGCTCCTAACACGATTGTACTTAGTGAACGATACGCGCGTAAATTTTTCGACTCAGCCTCGGCCATAGGGCGTACGATACGACTGGATAACCGCACCGACCTGACCGTAATGGGTATTGTTAAAGATCCACCCACGAACACCCAACTTCGGTATGATGCCTTTGTGTCCTACTCTACCATTCCCGTATTGGAAGGCCCAACCGCTTTAGCCGACTGGAAAGGCTTACAGGCCATGTGCTTTGTGCGACTTCGGGAAGGAACCGACCCAATCCGTCTCCATCAAAGTTTACCCCTCATTCGACGTAAGAATCTACCGGCCAAAGAAGCCCAACATTTCGACTACCAGGTTTTACCGCTGGCCGAACTCAATCACGAACGCAGTGGTATGGCGCCCCGGCCAGTCCTCTATGCCTTACTGGGGGTCGGTGTGCTACTCGTGCTGGCAGGTTGTATCAACTTTATTAATCTGGCAACCGCCAGAGCCTTAAGACGAGTCCGGGAAGTCGGGGTTCGCAAAGTGATGGGGAGCACGCAGGGGCAATTGATTGGTCAGTTTATGCTGGAAACGGCCCTTCTGGTAATTGGGGCGATGCTGGTTGCCCTGCTGTTCACTCAACTGTGTTTACCGTTCATTAACCGTACACTAGCCGCGAGCGCCGATATGCTCCGACCAAATCTGTCTATTCTGGATGTAACTCAGCCTCGGGCAGTAGGCTGGTTCCTGGGATTACTCAGTGGGGTTGTTTTGCTCTCTGGTTTATATCCAGCATTCGTTCTGGCCCGTTTCAATCCAGCTAACGCATTGGCTAGCCAATCGACTACGCGACTGGCCGGTAAATTGACGGTTCGTCAGGGGCTTATTTGGGGACAATTCGTGTTGATGCAATTTTTCATTCTGAGTGTGCTCGTCATCACCTCGCAACTTCGACACATGCAGCAAGTTACGTGGGGTTTTCAATCGGCATCGACAGTCGCCGTTTTTTTACCCCAACACAGTCCTGCCCCCCTCTCGACCCTACGCGAGCAGTGGGGGCAAATTCCAGGTGTCGAGCAGGTGGCTTTCGGCAGTGACCCGCCCGCTTCCCCTTATAATCGGCCCAGTCCGTTCAGCTATCATTCGGCTACCGAGCCGGAACCGTTTGAAACGCGCGTTCGGGCAATTGATGCGCATTACCTGTCGGTTTTTGATTTATCACTGGTGGCTGGTCGAAACGTCCGCTCTACGGATACAACTGGCCGCGATGTGCTGGTAAATGAAACCATGGTCAGGCAGTTAGGGGTTTCCTCGCCAGCTGCGATCATCGGAAAATCCATTCGGGTGAAAGATGCCGAACGGGTTATTGTCGGCGTGGTGCGGGATTTTCGCAGTGGCGATTTACACCAGCCCATTTTGCCCATCACCTTAATCAATGACGGTCCTCATAGCCGGGTAGCCATGCTTCGGTTGACTCCAACTCATTCCGATCAGACTCGCCGGGCCATTCAACAGGTCTGGGATCAGGTGCTACCGGATCAGGTTTACCATGCCGAGACCGTTACCGATCTCCTGGAAAGCTTTACCGAACTTGAGCGATTATTGGCCGCTTTTGTCCAGGCCTTTGCGCTGGTTGCCATTGGATTAAGTTGCCTGGGCTTATATGGGCTGGTTACCTTCCTCACAGAGACGAAAGCCAAAGAAATTGGCGTTCGTCGGGTACTAGGCGCTCGGACCGGACAACTGCTTTGGCTACTGGGGCAAGAATTCGGTAAGTTATTAGGGCTGGGCTTTTTAGTAGCAGCACCCGTGGGAGCCTGGCTACTATCGAATTGGTTACAGCAATACACCTACCGAATCTCGGTCAATGGCTGGTTGCTAGCCGGTACGCTCCTGTTAACCAGTCTTATCACCGGCCTGACCGTCTCGCGGCAAGCGCTGAAAGGGGCTTGGGCCAACCCCATTCGCTATCTAAAAAGCGACTGA